tcagtcaccaacaaccataagaacaccgtATATAatcaaacaacattgtgatcgggggtgtgatcagagcagagcgctgcagcgtgcggtgcctctgtctgtcgccctgtcgccctctctccctgtgtgtgtgtgtgtgtgtgtgtgtgtgtgtctgtttatctgaaaaggaaaagcaacataatttatgttattttacttcgttttaatttgaaaattgaccggattctctcgtattttccgttcccgactgcCTATGtagtgcgatctgctctgtccagctttacaactggcggtgggatttcattccataggttaacaggggcgccgatctgtaAGTCGGTGCGCAGCGCTTCCACTTCCGCGTTGGAAGTGGcacgtcctgtgtgaaccacgCGTTTGTctccccctgtcggcgggcctgcccaactatgtgaaagactccctgtCTCTCAATggtaaagaatcctttaaaaaattcctggatccagacagtgatctggatcttcaccaaaatttaattgattctaagttagcccaagacccacctttccacaaagtttcattgcaatccatccattactttttccgtgatcttgctaaccaaccaaccaaccaacaaaccaacaaatcaaccaaccaacaaaccgacataattacataacctcctggcggaggtaataatggCACCAACACTTAaacattattattcatttataaTTAGGCCCTCTGATTGACACAATTCCATTGTTATGGTGCCATTCCTTAATCTATAAATGACATTATTTTTGTTCCTGAACAGACTCatgaaaaaacagcagtgatttCAAAAATATAAACTGGTAAGTTcatgaaaaaattaaacattgaaTATCTTGATAATATGCTGGTCTTAGCTCTTTCTCAGGCGTCTCACACTCACCTTTCATTTACAAGAAGTCATGTCATTgtgaagaaagtgaaagaaaaactaTCTGTAAGAACCTCAGTGGAATGTTTTCAGATAACATTCTCAACAAAGCATGGCGTGACTTGTGCTACAGACGGTTCAACTGTCTTGGAAAGCACAGAAAGGGCTAAAAAACTGAGGAATGTTACAGACTGTTTGTTCAATGCATTATTACAAAGCTTTAAATCTACTTGCACTTCACAAACAACACTGGTGACTGATAAACAGAATAATTTACTCAAAATACTTCCATGGAAATgggacagtttttttctttttaacaataCTGCTTCTATGTCAGGCCAATAGTCGGCACAgtgcagtagcagtgtttcagagaagcTTTGTCTTTCCCTGTTTCAACAGATGTAACCATGCCAGTCCTTGGCGCTGGTAGTTTCGGTTCTTTCACCCGTGGTTGTGCTCTGCATTGTGTTTATTAAATGTGTGGAGACGGTGGTTTGATCTCGCCCACAAACCATGAAGAATGCTGGTTCGACACGGTTAGCTTGCAGCCCTGTCGCACAACACACTGTAGGGTAATGGAAAGATTCAGTGCTGAAGCACATGAACTCATGAAGCCACGGTGCTTTCACCACCAACCAGACGATATAGAAACAACACAGGAAAATACTATTTTTATATCTTTGAAATGAAATTTCACTTctaattattttaaaatactgcCAATGTGGAATAATAAATATGTGGAAAGTTTAAACCGTTACACAGACATGGATTGTTGtcacaaagttgtgttttctgctaTTTACACATCAtcggagctgttttcaaaaagttgcatctcCCCCCGTTCACATGGAGATGAAGTCGgttggttttcaaaaagttccaccgaGGAGCCGTTTACAAGAATtaacattttcagtggctttgacCACCATCATCATCTAAACAAACTCCCAAAACCTGAAAATGTTGCTGTATAAATGGGGTTTTAATCTAAAGTTAGGCagcaaaaagtgaaatattgtattttccaacattttatacatttatgTCTTCAGTGAAGTCTACAAAGCCTGCAGATAGAGTACTTTTATTTACATatgaaaagtgaaagtaaagCTGGTAATTCCCTGTGGGTAGTGCCCGCATGAAGCATGACTGAAAGAAACCAAAAGGTTCCTCAGCAGAGCAACTACACCCAGATCGGCGAAAGACTCCAGAGTGATATCTGCTTCCTCAGCTGGTTTAAAGGTCAGTTAAATTCAATAGTTGATGACAGATTTCAAAGACATGTGTTCTTACCTGTGTTTGGTGTATCAATACTGTGTATTTCTAATCTGAGTATACATATTTCATTACATAGTGCTTAACTCTGACAGATACATTtgataaaaatgagcttgtagcatattaTCCACCTCACAACGGTGGGGAACaggctttctttgtgttttaatggcattttttttcaagaggtATTGAGATCGAAAGTCCGAATCTGTGAATATGAAGCCAACTTCACTGGACTCAACAGATCTGTGTTTTTCCTGATTATGTTTATGTGCTCACTTAAAGTTTTAAGGGAATATTACAATATAAACCCATCCCTCCCACCCACAAAATATATagtacacagcaaattttccagtgttgaattaactctgaaagtgttaagagtggtctcatatatacactgttgtagtgttaaatgtaagtgttaaaatatacactttaaagtgttcattctaagaattaacactgtatagagttaaataggaacactggtcaacagagaggaatattaatataactctacagagtgtcagcattagaaaattaacactggtcagtgttgagattttaacactacaaaagtgtatatatgagaccactctttaacactttcagagttaattcaacactggaaaatttgctgtgtataTATAAACACTGTACAGAAGCATGCACACATACGCATGAGCATGCACTCACATGGTTTACATTTGGGTGACCCGGTGACATGGCATGACACTACGGATCAGGGAAAATGTCTCCATTATGGCCGTTCACACTGGGAGGATCACAGGCCAGCATCCCTGACCTATGACTTCTCCCAgtgtggtgtttcccatgatccTCAGTGCCATGCAATGTCTCCCTATTCGTAATAATCGTGGGAacgtgtgtttgtatgtgtatgtatttgcatgcatgcatgtgtgtctgtgtgtgtgtgtgtttgtgtatgtgatGAAGGTGtggctttgttttattttttattatacGGATTTTGTATGAAATACGCACTATGCTTAATGttatgaagcactttgtgttgctttttaatatgaaaagtgctctgcaaataaaatttgaactgatcctgaagcagacagggagccaatgcagcaaCTTTAAtactggtgtaatgtgggcccgccccctggttcTCGTCAGCACGTGCGGCTGAATTTTGCAACAATTGCAGATTCGAAAGGCTGTTTCTGGGAAATGCAGGGCATTTCAGTAATCTTACagacaggagataaaagcatgcctGAGCActtctgtactggcctgagagagaaacggcgGACTCTGGCTGTATTATGAAGATGATAAAAACCAatcttaattttatttttaatatgtggGATGAAATTcggctcagagtcaaaaatgaCGCCCAGGTTTTTAACCGATTGTGTatccatacttacataaaaacatggatctgtgagataagaagtGAACCAGTagagaacagtaccagagaggcccaccaggtgtctcagtctatttattaaaatgtgatggtaTACTCTGAGATTTTTAtgatctaaattccacctgatgtcatttaaaatcttgAAAAGTGCTGTCTCAATACTGTGGTTCACCCTCAAACCAGACTGAAAGTCAAGTACCTATAGAATTAtattttttcctgaaaatatctctaatctgtctgtctctctctttctctgttttatttatttatttatttattttttataatcAGATCTGTCCATAATATGGATGAATTAAACCAAGATCCCCGATTCAGGAGACTCTTTGAAAGACTTGTGATGGATGTTTCCCCAATGGAGGATCTCCTCAAGAAGCTGCGGGGCCTGGTAACAAACATCAAATGGACACCAGAAGAGGTCACGGACATGTTTGATGCTCTTAAAAACCGCTTTGAGTCAACCCCAAAATATGACAGGTCACATTTCTCAGTTTGGATGCTAGAAATATTGCACTTGATAGAGATTAATTATATCACTCCGACTTGGAGattggaaacaggaaaaacactctTGGATCTGATTCGAGACCAAACTGTGACTGAGGGAAATCTCAAAAAGCACttagaagaagagaaagacaaGCAACTGGATGAAATTATTGATGAAATTCGTCAAGAAAAGCTAAATCAAGTTGATGAAGAGCTTttagaaaaggtgaaaaacattgTATCATCAGTTGCAGCGGATAAGAAACTTCCAAACGATGGGTCAGAGTTGAATAACCTGAAAAGAACCTTGCAGACGATCTGTAGGGCAGTGAAATCAAGAATGGACTATTCACCACGACTGACACAGATGGTGAGCTGGTGTCTTCTGGCTCTCTCCAAAACAGGCCGGTTAATTCAAGTTGCCACTGGAGAAGGAAAGTCATGCATAGTAGCAATGTTCGCTGCTTTTCGGGTTAAGCAAGGGCAAAACGTAGATATCATTACGAGTTCAGAAGTTCTCGCAAAAAGAGATCTGGAAGAGTGGAAGCCattttttgaagaaatgaaaatcacTGCTGATTGCAACACCATGAAACTGGACCTAAACTTGAAACAATGCTATAAGTGTAAGGTTGTTTATGGGACCGTGCAGCAGTTTGCTGGAGACTGGCTCAGGCAGCGCTTTCACAGGAAGAATATACTTGGGCAGAGGACGTTCCAGTGTGCAATCGTGGATGAAGTTGATTCCTTGATGCTTGACAAAGGTCATCATGTGGTTTATCTGGGAACTGACATGCCAGCTTTACAGCATCTGAACCCACTCCTGGTGCTCATTTGGGCCACTGCAACTCAGTACAGAAAGATCAGCTCAGAGATaactgtggggaaaaaacatCCCTTCCCTCATGTGCTGCTTGAGaacatacaaaacacacacgttgACGAGTTCAGTGTTCTCCAAATGGCTGAAGACACTGGGATACTGGCAAAAGGGTGTGCAAATCAAATACGACGAGACTCAAGTCTTTGGACTCAAAAAATGGCAAATGTGACAGTTGATCAGCTGGTGAGGTTCTTTGAGAAGGCAGAGATGAGATTCccattttgcaggttttctttgCACTGCATAaacaaaaatggcaaaatagAAGAGTTGAATAAAAGATCTGCAGGACAAGATGGAACAAGCAAAATAGTGCACTTGTTATTAAGAAGCGGCGGCCTCTGTCAGTACATGTATCCTGATGAAGACGGAGTGAAGAaggctgcagaagaagaagtcaAACAATCATTGTGTTTTACACCCTGTAAGGTCATCCATGATAAACACATCTGTCACATACCAAGTTTTTTCTCCAAACTCGTGAATTCACAACTGAGAATTTGGATTCAAAATGCATTTGAGGCACAAACCATGACAGAGAATGATGAATATGTCATTGAGACACATGGAATCGTTCCTGTTGACTACAGCAACACAGGAGTTGTTGAAAATAGCACACAGTGGACAGATGGACTGCACCAGTTTCTTGAATTGAAGCATGGGGCCAAGATGAGTCAAATGAGTATCATAACTAACTACAAATCCAGTATTGGTTTGTTTCAAATGTATGGAAATCAGATCTATGGGATGTCTGGGACTCTTGGCCAACAAGTGGAGACTGAAGCTTTGCAGAAGATCTACAAAGACATCAACACCTGCAGGATACCTACATTCAGACGAAGAAAACTGTTTGAAGTTGAAGCCAAAGTCGTAAGCAATGAAATGGAGTGGATAGAAACCATTTGTGATGTTGTCATTGAACAAACCAGAGCAACATCATTTAGAGGTAAAAGAGCTGCACTGGTCATCTGTGAGACCATCAACCATGCAAAGACTCTGGAGAAAGCTCTAAAAAGCAAGGGCAGCAAAAAACTttacatcaacaacaacatggACAATGAAGCTGTCCTAAAGCAAAAGCTTGAAGCAGGAGAAGTCATCGTAGCCACCAACCTTGCAGGTCGTGGAACAGACCTCAAGGTTTCAGAGTCGGT
The nucleotide sequence above comes from Salarias fasciatus chromosome 3, fSalaFa1.1, whole genome shotgun sequence. Encoded proteins:
- the LOC115384198 gene encoding uncharacterized protein LOC115384198 isoform X2, yielding MDYSPRLTQMVSWCLLALSKTGRLIQVATGEGKSCIVAMFAAFRVKQGQNVDIITSSEVLAKRDLEEWKPFFEEMKITADCNTMKLDLNLKQCYKCKVVYGTVQQFAGDWLRQRFHRKNILGQRTFQCAIVDEVDSLMLDKGHHVVYLGTDMPALQHLNPLLVLIWATATQYRKISSEITVGKKHPFPHVLLENIQNTHVDEFSVLQMAEDTGILAKGCANQIRRDSSLWTQKMANVTVDQLVRFFEKAEMRFPFCRFSLHCINKNGKIEELNKRSAGQDGTSKIVHLLLRSGGLCQYMYPDEDGVKKAAEEEVKQSLCFTPCKVIHDKHICHIPSFFSKLVNSQLRIWIQNAFEAQTMTENDEYVIETHGIVPVDYSNTGVVENSTQWTDGLHQFLELKHGAKMSQMSIITNYKSSIGLFQMYGNQIYGMSGTLGQQVETEALQKIYKDINTCRIPTFRRRKLFEVEAKVVSNEMEWIETICDVVIEQTRATSFRGKRAALVICETINHAKTLEKALKSKGSKKLYINNNMDNEAVLKQKLEAGEVIVATNLAGRGTDLKVSESVKTAGGLFVIQTFLPRNARVEAQAFGRTARQGSPGSAQLIICTKHLSKLQQLQLQVKKLQSLFENMIDLTACFTSIGQITFPMLLMQYQNNSLQNPSMLKLALLPSLTENSVPEVKVVKESRDKSVAENLSTYLESAVPNIKKKEALFSQYLDVLDNLYRSADNKPAASDVSALNEFWGMWLITEYKDSECIESLKSKLAEDLSAAREKLNQRQSPLSNPHHCTAFGNELRKNGNLKGSIEMYSKAIQEDPCFAAVALYNRAFAYLAQQNGKQDHVCLTRALQDLQKALRSVQLYCEQTKVTRIYYSQSKHSPSNQLSRFDQQLVAREKVLQLFMSNINMAIIKLDRVSTFGGTVKVEEILLASAEDLLAVLVHGVESLFALRLGDHLRILQINSDPSLDVFNELRSLDSLGLTRVYSLDTIFSVGGFFSKLHRFITQSSK
- the LOC115384198 gene encoding uncharacterized protein LOC115384198 isoform X1, with protein sequence MDELNQDPRFRRLFERLVMDVSPMEDLLKKLRGLVTNIKWTPEEVTDMFDALKNRFESTPKYDRSHFSVWMLEILHLIEINYITPTWRLETGKTLLDLIRDQTVTEGNLKKHLEEEKDKQLDEIIDEIRQEKLNQVDEELLEKVKNIVSSVAADKKLPNDGSELNNLKRTLQTICRAVKSRMDYSPRLTQMVSWCLLALSKTGRLIQVATGEGKSCIVAMFAAFRVKQGQNVDIITSSEVLAKRDLEEWKPFFEEMKITADCNTMKLDLNLKQCYKCKVVYGTVQQFAGDWLRQRFHRKNILGQRTFQCAIVDEVDSLMLDKGHHVVYLGTDMPALQHLNPLLVLIWATATQYRKISSEITVGKKHPFPHVLLENIQNTHVDEFSVLQMAEDTGILAKGCANQIRRDSSLWTQKMANVTVDQLVRFFEKAEMRFPFCRFSLHCINKNGKIEELNKRSAGQDGTSKIVHLLLRSGGLCQYMYPDEDGVKKAAEEEVKQSLCFTPCKVIHDKHICHIPSFFSKLVNSQLRIWIQNAFEAQTMTENDEYVIETHGIVPVDYSNTGVVENSTQWTDGLHQFLELKHGAKMSQMSIITNYKSSIGLFQMYGNQIYGMSGTLGQQVETEALQKIYKDINTCRIPTFRRRKLFEVEAKVVSNEMEWIETICDVVIEQTRATSFRGKRAALVICETINHAKTLEKALKSKGSKKLYINNNMDNEAVLKQKLEAGEVIVATNLAGRGTDLKVSESVKTAGGLFVIQTFLPRNARVEAQAFGRTARQGSPGSAQLIICTKHLSKLQQLQLQVKKLQSLFENMIDLTACFTSIGQITFPMLLMQYQNNSLQNPSMLKLALLPSLTENSVPEVKVVKESRDKSVAENLSTYLESAVPNIKKKEALFSQYLDVLDNLYRSADNKPAASDVSALNEFWGMWLITEYKDSECIESLKSKLAEDLSAAREKLNQRQSPLSNPHHCTAFGNELRKNGNLKGSIEMYSKAIQEDPCFAAVALYNRAFAYLAQQNGKQDHVCLTRALQDLQKALRSVQLYCEQTKVTRIYYSQSKHSPSNQLSRFDQQLVAREKVLQLFMSNINMAIIKLDRVSTFGGTVKVEEILLASAEDLLAVLVHGVESLFALRLGDHLRILQINSDPSLDVFNELRSLDSLGLTRVYSLDTIFSVGGFFSKLHRFITQSSK